One window of the Ammospiza nelsoni isolate bAmmNel1 chromosome 2, bAmmNel1.pri, whole genome shotgun sequence genome contains the following:
- the SLITRK5 gene encoding SLIT and NTRK-like protein 5: protein MYACCSTVTLEQDLNKKMHIWMLQTIAFALTSLVLSWAESIEYYGEICDNACPCEEKDSILTVSCENRGIISLFEISPPRFPVYHLLLSGNLLNRLYPNQFVNYTGASILHLGSNDIQDIETGAFHGLRGLRRLHLNNNKLELLRDDTFLGLESLEYLQVDYNYISVIEPNAFSKLHLLQVLILNDNLLSSLPNNLFRFVPLTHLDLRGNRLKLLPYVGLLQHMDKVVELQLEENPWNCSCELIALKDWLDSISYSALVGDVVCETPFRLHGRDLDEVSKQELCPRRLISDYEMRPQTPLSTTGYFHTTPASVNSVATSSSAVYKSPLKPPKGTRQPNKTRVRPTSRLPSKDLGYSNYGPSIAYQTKSPVPLECPTACTCNLQISDLGLNVNCQERKIESISELQPKPYNPKKMYLTENYIALVRRADFVDATGLDLLHLGNNRISVIQDRAFGDLTNLRRLYLNGNRIERLSPELFYGLQSLQYLFLQYNVIREIEAGTFESVPNLQLLFLNNNLLRSLPGNIFSGLSLYRLSLRSNHFSYLPVSGVLDQLKSLLQIDLHENPWDCTCDVVGMKLWLEQLNTGVLVDQVICESPKKFAQSDMRAVRAELLCPDYSDIVVSTPTPSPGQLPARTTPSSSTVRLNGTAAAAGGSAPAGGAGGGSSSVPLSVLILSLLLVFIMSVFVAAGLFVLVMKRRKKGQGDHASANNSDVSSFNMQYSVYSGGGHHHHPHLQQHPPHRGGGGGGGGGAALPKVKTPAGHVYEYIPHPLGHMCKNPIYRSREGNSGEDYKDLHELKVTYSSHPLPPGGGAPPPPPPAAPGGEDAPARSPAYSVSTIEPREELLSPVQDADRFYRGILEPDKHSPSTLGTPGSTLPDYPKLPAAYTYSPNYDLRRAHQYLHPGPGDARLRETVLYSPPSTVFVEPNRNEYLELKAKLNAEPDYLEVLEKQTTFSQF from the coding sequence atgtatGCTTGCTGCTCTACAGTAACTTTGGAACAGGACCTCAACAAAAAAATGCATATCTGGATGCTGCAGACGATCGCATTTGCTTTAACATCACTAGTCCTTTCCTGGGCAGAAAGCATCGAGTATTATGGGGAAATCTGTGATAATGCGTGTCCTTGTGAGGAGAAGGACAGCATCTTAACAGTGAGCTGTGAAAACAGAGGGATCATCAGCCTTTTTGAGATCAGTCCACCGAGGTTCCCTGTTTACCACCTCTTGTTGTCTGGGAACCTTCTGAATAGGCTGTACCCAAACCAGTTTGTCAATTACACGGGGGCTTCGATTTTGCATCTGGGGAGCAATGACATACAAGACATCGAAACTGGGGCCTTTCATGGTCTGAGAGGTTTAAGGAGGCTGCACTTGAACAATAACAAGTTGGAACTTTTACGGGATGACACTTTCCTTGGGCTAGAGAGTTTGGAATACCTACAGGTCGATTATAATTACATTAGTGTCATTGAACCCAATGCCTTCAGCAAACTGCATCTGTTGCAGGTGCTGATTCTCAATGATAACCTCCTCTCCAGTTTGCCCAACAACCTTTTCCGTTTTGTGCCCTTAACTCACCTGGACCTGAGGGGTAACCGGCTGAAGCTGCTGCCCTATGTGGGCCTCCTGCAGCACATGGATAAAGtggtggagctgcagctggaggagaaccCCTGGAATTGCTCTTGTGAGTTGATTGCTCTAAAGGATTGGCTGGACAGCATCTCATACTCCGcgctggtgggagatgtggttTGCGAGACCCCTTTCCGCTTACATGGTCGAGACTTGGATGAAGTCTCTAAGCAGGAGCTTTGCCCCAGGAGGCTCATCTCTGATTATGAAATGAGACCTCAGACACCACTGAGCACTACAGGGTATTTCCACACTACCCCGGCTTCGGTCAACTCTGTGGCCACTTCTTCTTCAGCTGTTTACAAATCTCCCCTGAAGCCCCCCAAAGGGACCCGCCAACCCAACAAGACAAGGGTGCGCCCCACTTCCCGCCTGCCCTCGAAAGACCTGGGATACAGCAACTATGGCCCCAGCATTGCCTACCAGACCAAATCCCCGGTGCCTTTGGAGTGCCCCACTGCCTGCACTTGCAACTTGCAGATTTCTGACCTGGGCCTCAATGTCAATTGTCAGGAGAGGAAGATTGAGAGCATTTCTGAACTGCAGCCCAAACCCTATAATCCCAAGAAGATGTATCTGACGGAAAACTACATTGCGCTGGTACGCAGGGCAGATTTTGTGGATGCCACTGGGCTGGATTTGCTGCATCTGGGCAATAATCGGATCTCGGTCATTCAGGACCGGGCTTTTGGGGATTTAACTAACTTGCGAAGGCTGTACCTGAACGGGAACCGGATCGAGcggctgagcccagagctgttCTATGGGCTGCAAAGCCTGCAGTACCTCTTCCTGCAGTACAACGTCATCAGGGAGATAGAGGCAGGCACCTTTGAATCCGTCCCCAACCTTCAGCTCTTGTTTTTGAACAACAATCTGCTGAGGTCTTTGCCAGGGAACATTTTTTCTGGTCTGTCTCTCTACAGGCTGAGCCTGCGGAGCAACCACTTCTCCTACCTGCCGGTGAGCGGGGTGCTGGACCAGCTGAAATCCCTGCTGCAGATCGACCTGCACGAGAACCCCTGGGACTGCACCTGCGACGTGGTGGGCATGAAGCTGTGGCTGGAACAGCTCAACACCGGCGTCCTGGTGGACCAGGTGATCTGCGAGTCCCCTAAGAAGTTTGCCCAGAGCGACATGCGGGCCGTCCGGGCGGAGCTGCTGTGCCCCGACTACTCGGACATCGTCGTCTCCACGCCCACGCCGTCCCCGGGCCAGCTGCCGGCCAGGACCACCCCCTCCTCCTCAACCGTGCGCCTCAATGgcacggcggcggcggcgggcggctcCGCGCCCGCGGGCGGCGCCGGCGGCGGCAGCTCCTCGGTGCCGCTCTCGGTGCTGATCCTCAGCCTGCTGCTCGTCTTCATCATGTCCGTCTTCGTGGCGGCGGGGCTCTTCGTCCTGGTCATGAAGCGGCGCAAGAAGGGCCAGGGCGACCACGCCAGCGCCAACAACTCCGACGTGAGCTCCTTCAACATGCAGTACAGCGTCTACAGCGGCGGcggccaccaccaccacccgcacctccagcagcacccgCCCcaccgcggcggcggcggcggcggcggtgggGGCGCGGCGCTGCCCAAGGTGAAGACCCCTGCCGGCCACGTCTACGAGTACATCCCGCACCCGCTGGGCCACATGTGCAAGAACCCCATCTACCGCTCCCGGGAGGGCAACTCGGGCGAGGATTACAAAGACCTTCACGAGCTCAAGGTCACCTACAGCAGCCACCCGCTGCCGCCCGGGGGGGgcgcgccgccgcccccgccgcccgcggcGCCCGGCGGGGAGGATGCGCCGGCGCGCAGCCCCGCGTACAGCGTGAGCACCATCGAGCCGCGGGAGGAGCTGCTCTCGCCGGTGCAAGACGCCGACCGCTTTTACAGGGGCATTTTGGAGCCCGACAAACACTCCCCCTCCACGCTGGGCACCCCCGGCTCCACCCTCCCCGACTACCCCAAGCTCCCCGCCGCCTACACGTACTCGCCCAACTATGACCTTAGGCGTGCCCACCAGTACTTGCACCCGGGGCCGGGGGACGCCAGGCTCCGGGAGACGGTGCTCTACAGCCCCCCGAGTACTGTCTTTGTAGAGCCCAACAGGAACGAGTATCTGGAGCTAAAAGCAAAACTAAACGCAGAGCCGGACTACCTCGAAGTGCTGGAAAAACAGACCACATTCAGCCAGTTCTGA